One window of Clarias gariepinus isolate MV-2021 ecotype Netherlands chromosome 21, CGAR_prim_01v2, whole genome shotgun sequence genomic DNA carries:
- the LOC128508918 gene encoding histone H1.11R-like, with amino-acid sequence MARTARRRSVPTARTRKRRSRLKAGTKVSDLILKAVAASYEPEGVSLVALKKALAGYGYDVKKNKSRVKLALRSLVKRGLLVQTKRTGARRPLKVRKRAAVRRPAKRRALKKSKGARRKRATKSTSRRVKGRRRRAKKRSAKRVTSSRRRKVKPAKRKAAKRKRAKVRRRRAAKKK; translated from the coding sequence ATGGCACGGACCGCGAGGAGACGGTCAGTCCCCACTGCcagaacaagaaaaagaagatcGAGATTAAAGGCCGGAACGAAAGTTTCAGATCTCATTCTGAAAGCTGTGGCTGCGTCTTACGAGCCCGAAGGCGTGTCTCTGGTCGCGCTGAAAAAGGCGCTCGCGGGCTACGGGTACGACGTCAAGAAGAACAAATCGCGCGTTAAGCTCGCGCTCAGATCGCTGGTTAAGAGAGGCTTGCTCGTGCAGACCAAACGGACCGGAGCGCGCAGACCTCTCAAGGTGAGAAAACGCGCTGCGGTGAGGAGGCCAGCCAAGAGGCGTGCTCTGAAAAAATCTAAAGGGGCCAGGCGTAAAAGAGCTACTAAAAGCACATCCAGGAGAGTGAAGGGGAGGCGGAGGAGGGCGAAGAAACGTTCAGCAAAGAGAGTTACCTCTAGCCGAAGAAGGAAGGTGAAACCTGCGAAACGTAAAGCAGCAAAACGCAAAAGAGCTAAGGTAAGGAGAAGGAGAGCTGCCAAGAAGAAGTAA
- the LOC128509769 gene encoding protamine-like — protein MARTRRRRAVSTARARKRRSRSRRRKAGPRIPNLILNAVAASHEPKGVSLVALKKALAGRGYDVKKNNSRVNLALRSLVRRGLLVQTGRAGARRSFKVSSRAAMRRRRPVRRRRRATRRAPRRVRRRRRRRAKRRSAKRMTMRRRRKVRGARRKAAKRRRSTVRRRRRRRAPRRK, from the coding sequence ATGGCACGGACCAGAAGAAGACGGGCTGTCTCCACTGCCAGAGCGAGGAAAAGGAGATCCAGATCAAGGCGGAGGAAGGCCGGCCCGAGGATTCCAAATCTTATTTTAAATGCCGTGGCTGCGTCTCACGAGCCCAAAGGCGTGTCTCTGGTCGCGCTTAAGAAGGCGCTCGCGGGCCGCGGGTACGATGTCAAGAAGAACAACTCGCGCGTCAACCTCGCGCTCAGATCGCTCGTTAGGAGAGGTTTGCTCGTGCAGACCGGAAGGGCCGGAGCGCGCAGGTCGTTTAAGGTGAGCAGTCGCGCTgcgatgaggaggaggaggccaGTCAGGAGGCGTAGAAGAGCTACTAGAAGGGCACCCAGgagagtgaggaggaggaggcggagGAGGGCGAAGAGACGTTCAGCAAAGAGAATGACCATGAGGCGAAGGAGGAAGGTGAGAGGAGCGAGGCGTAAAGCCGCAAAACGCAGAAGATCCACggtcaggaggaggaggaggaggagagctcCTAGGAGGAAGTAA